In a genomic window of Halalkalicoccus sp. CG83:
- a CDS encoding sodium:calcium antiporter, with translation MPGLLVSLVLVIVAVLVIWKGSERFERSAERLSKHYGLPIAVHGAIVVAVGSSFPEISSIVISTVLHDEFSLGVGAIVGSAIFNLLVIPALSALSSENLEATRDIIHKDAQFYVISVLVLFITFALGATYVPGGTNSAAILTPTLVLLPLATYGIYVFLHQQDASEHVADDSLDVNPVREWGTLAVALLVIAAGVEGIVRAALSLGTIFGTPSFLWGLTVIAAGTSLPDAFVSVRAAQNDDSVTSLTNVLGSNTFNLLVAIPVGVLLAGSATISFLAAIPTMGFLAFATLVFIVFTRTHLELTDREAYGFLGLYGLFLLWMTLESIGAIETVRGI, from the coding sequence ATGCCAGGACTGCTCGTCTCTCTCGTTCTCGTGATCGTCGCGGTACTCGTCATCTGGAAGGGAAGCGAACGCTTCGAGCGATCCGCCGAGCGCCTCAGTAAGCATTACGGCTTACCGATCGCCGTCCACGGTGCCATCGTTGTCGCCGTCGGATCGAGCTTTCCAGAGATCAGTTCCATCGTCATCAGTACGGTCCTCCACGACGAGTTCTCCCTGGGTGTCGGAGCCATCGTCGGGAGCGCGATCTTCAACCTGCTCGTTATCCCGGCTCTCTCGGCGCTGTCCAGCGAGAACCTCGAAGCGACCCGCGATATCATCCACAAAGACGCGCAGTTCTACGTCATCAGCGTCCTCGTTCTGTTCATAACGTTCGCACTCGGTGCGACCTACGTTCCGGGGGGAACGAACAGCGCCGCCATCCTGACACCGACGCTGGTGCTCCTTCCGCTTGCCACGTACGGAATCTACGTCTTTCTCCATCAGCAGGACGCCAGCGAACACGTCGCTGACGACTCTCTCGACGTGAATCCGGTTCGAGAGTGGGGAACACTCGCGGTGGCGCTGCTCGTCATTGCTGCCGGCGTCGAGGGCATCGTCCGCGCCGCCCTCTCGCTCGGAACGATCTTCGGCACGCCGAGTTTCCTGTGGGGACTGACCGTCATCGCGGCCGGAACGAGTCTGCCCGACGCGTTCGTCAGCGTTCGTGCCGCCCAAAACGACGACAGCGTCACCAGCCTCACCAACGTCCTCGGGAGCAACACGTTCAACCTGCTGGTCGCGATCCCCGTCGGCGTCCTCCTGGCAGGGTCGGCGACCATCAGCTTCCTCGCGGCGATCCCGACGATGGGCTTTCTCGCGTTCGCGACGCTCGTGTTCATCGTCTTTACGCGGACCCACCTCGAACTCACCGACCGCGAGGCGTACGGCTTTCTGGGGCTGTACGGGCTGTTCCTCCTCTGGATGACGCTCGAATCGATCGGCGCCATCGAGACCGTGCGGGGAATCTGA
- a CDS encoding NADPH-dependent FMN reductase gives MQRPHVVAIAGSLRERSNTRRALEEALAGVEEAGGSGELIDLREYDLPALNPDEEPGEDAEAFTTRIRAADAVLLGTPMYHGSYSGVLKNALDYCGFDEFESKTVGLLAVSGGAFPITALEHLRSVCRALNAWVLPHQAAVPRAHGAFDDEGLKDEGTRERVRTLGERAVRYANIEPDPACFESTQNVGAKARANTDD, from the coding sequence ATGCAGCGACCACACGTCGTGGCGATCGCCGGCAGCCTCCGCGAGCGGAGCAACACCCGACGGGCGCTCGAGGAGGCGCTCGCCGGCGTCGAGGAGGCCGGCGGGTCGGGCGAACTGATCGACCTGCGCGAGTACGACCTGCCGGCGTTGAACCCCGACGAGGAGCCCGGCGAGGACGCGGAGGCGTTCACCACCCGAATCCGCGCAGCCGACGCCGTCCTCCTGGGAACGCCGATGTACCACGGCTCGTACTCGGGCGTGCTGAAGAACGCGCTCGACTACTGCGGGTTCGACGAGTTCGAGAGCAAGACGGTGGGACTGCTCGCGGTCTCGGGTGGGGCGTTCCCGATCACCGCCCTCGAACACCTCCGGTCGGTCTGCCGGGCGCTCAACGCATGGGTGCTCCCCCACCAGGCCGCCGTCCCGCGTGCACACGGCGCGTTCGACGACGAGGGCTTGAAGGACGAGGGCACCCGCGAACGCGTCAGGACCCTCGGCGAGCGCGCGGTCCGGTACGCCAACATCGAACCCGATCCGGCGTGCTTCGAGAGCACCCAGAACGTCGGCGCGAAGGCGAGAGCGAACACGGACGACTAG
- a CDS encoding YIP1 family protein gives MTQWVENPTGGRDRGPRAIVRAWLEAVVRPRRFFPVGVAPGDQAPGLVFAVGVVLVASLLRLALAGETVFGTPYPTFGGRRVLSVVLVLALLASLVAPLVLHLVAAVQTLLLLAFAPDRAGVSETVQVIGYATAPCVFVGVPSPFVVALAAGYGTALLAIGTAEIHRLSLVRAAALSAIPAAIVFGLGFGGFDALETLLWTRGI, from the coding sequence GTGACACAGTGGGTCGAGAACCCGACCGGCGGACGCGACCGTGGACCGCGCGCGATCGTTCGAGCGTGGCTCGAGGCGGTCGTCCGACCGCGACGCTTCTTCCCGGTCGGGGTCGCGCCGGGCGATCAGGCGCCCGGACTGGTGTTCGCGGTCGGGGTCGTGCTGGTCGCCTCGCTGCTGCGGCTCGCGCTCGCCGGCGAGACGGTCTTCGGGACCCCCTATCCGACCTTCGGCGGCCGGCGAGTTCTCTCGGTGGTGCTCGTGCTCGCGCTGCTGGCCTCGCTCGTCGCCCCGCTGGTTCTACACCTCGTCGCGGCCGTCCAGACCCTTCTCCTACTGGCGTTCGCTCCCGATCGCGCGGGCGTGAGCGAGACCGTGCAGGTGATCGGTTACGCGACCGCACCCTGCGTGTTCGTCGGCGTGCCCTCGCCGTTCGTGGTGGCCCTCGCCGCGGGATACGGAACGGCGCTGCTGGCGATCGGAACCGCCGAGATCCACCGGCTCTCGCTCGTCCGTGCGGCGGCGTTGAGCGCGATCCCGGCGGCGATCGTCTTCGGGCTCGGCTTCGGCGGGTTCGACGCGCTCGAGACCCTCCTGTGGACCCGGGGGATTTAG
- a CDS encoding DHH family phosphoesterase gives MGTCIICGTPVDGVVCRSHEEDVAFQFAGDRPEQLTTGRFYEGTVDGFADFGVFVDVGDSVTGLLHRSELDTRLESLDWDAGDTVFVQVTGVQDNGNVDLAWSIRQSVAEFRGEAIDDPEGDRLPEDEELPQDDSESSADDGPEPESSTVATESESEPEPEPEPEPESETEAESETTTEPEPESETASTNGGSPTGVVSADPIESGPPERITVEGMADSVGERVRIEGRVVDVRQTGGPTIFEVRDETGVAECAAFEEAGVRAYPEVDVGDLVRLTGEVEKRYDGLQIETESLDVLTEADAETVTERLDDALAAQAHPGEIELLTDDSAVAPLRDAVAGAAGAIRRAVIESRPIVLRHTATADGYVAGVAIERAVLPLIREEHDRSDAEYHYFDRQPLDGEDYDMAAATSDVTRMLDNRARHGEKLPLVVLVDAGSTAESADGIELLDVYDVERLVIDDEAAFETRDLVETGVVPEEPSAATTTTLAANVAAGVHEPAREEISHLPAVSYWEEAPEAYLELAAEAGYDAETVRELREAVALEAYYQSYEDKRELIADLLFAGDDDVRSLASHVSEQFRAKLDEEIETVRTHIDVREHDGVDVAVLDTDAFTHRFDFPPTALLLDALHRDLRDEHDRLVTIGVDEAELQIRSTEAIDVRELGERVGERVPEAGVVTAGVRRGRLAFLIGERDAVGEAAIEVAAELAA, from the coding sequence ATGGGTACGTGTATCATCTGTGGCACTCCGGTCGACGGAGTGGTCTGTCGTTCGCACGAAGAGGACGTCGCGTTTCAGTTCGCCGGCGACCGTCCGGAACAGCTCACCACCGGCCGATTCTACGAGGGAACCGTCGACGGCTTCGCCGACTTCGGCGTGTTCGTCGACGTCGGCGACTCCGTCACCGGCCTGCTACATCGAAGCGAACTCGACACGCGCCTCGAGAGCCTCGACTGGGACGCGGGCGATACCGTCTTCGTCCAGGTGACCGGCGTCCAGGACAACGGCAACGTCGATCTGGCGTGGTCGATCCGCCAGTCCGTCGCGGAGTTCCGCGGCGAGGCGATCGACGACCCCGAGGGAGATCGCCTCCCCGAGGACGAGGAACTCCCGCAGGACGACTCCGAGTCATCGGCCGACGACGGTCCCGAACCCGAGTCCTCGACGGTCGCCACCGAGAGCGAGTCCGAGCCCGAGCCCGAACCTGAACCGGAGCCGGAGTCCGAGACCGAGGCCGAGTCGGAGACCACCACCGAGCCCGAGCCCGAATCCGAGACCGCCTCGACGAACGGCGGCTCACCCACCGGGGTCGTCAGTGCCGATCCGATCGAGTCGGGTCCGCCCGAACGGATCACCGTCGAAGGGATGGCCGACTCGGTCGGCGAGCGGGTTCGCATCGAGGGGCGCGTGGTCGACGTCCGACAGACCGGCGGGCCGACGATCTTCGAGGTCCGCGACGAGACCGGCGTCGCCGAGTGCGCGGCGTTCGAGGAGGCCGGCGTCCGCGCGTATCCCGAGGTAGACGTCGGCGATCTAGTCCGACTGACGGGCGAGGTCGAGAAACGGTACGACGGCCTGCAGATCGAGACCGAGTCGCTCGACGTGCTGACCGAGGCGGATGCCGAGACGGTTACCGAGCGGCTCGACGACGCGCTGGCCGCACAGGCACACCCCGGCGAGATCGAGCTTCTGACCGACGACTCGGCCGTCGCGCCGCTTCGAGACGCAGTCGCCGGCGCCGCGGGAGCGATCCGACGAGCGGTGATCGAGTCGCGCCCGATCGTGCTCCGACACACGGCCACCGCCGACGGCTACGTCGCCGGCGTGGCGATCGAACGGGCCGTGCTGCCGTTGATCCGCGAGGAGCACGACCGCTCGGACGCCGAGTACCACTACTTCGACCGCCAGCCGCTCGACGGCGAGGACTACGACATGGCCGCCGCGACCAGCGACGTCACCCGGATGCTCGACAACCGGGCGCGCCACGGCGAGAAGCTGCCGCTGGTCGTGCTCGTCGACGCGGGGAGCACCGCGGAGTCCGCCGACGGCATCGAGCTGCTCGACGTCTACGACGTCGAACGGCTGGTGATCGACGACGAGGCCGCCTTCGAGACCCGCGACCTCGTCGAGACCGGCGTCGTTCCCGAGGAGCCCTCGGCGGCGACCACCACGACGCTCGCCGCGAACGTCGCCGCCGGCGTCCACGAACCGGCGCGCGAGGAGATCTCCCACCTGCCGGCGGTGAGCTACTGGGAGGAGGCGCCGGAGGCGTACCTCGAGCTCGCAGCCGAGGCCGGCTACGACGCCGAGACGGTCCGCGAGCTGCGCGAGGCGGTCGCGCTGGAGGCGTACTACCAGTCCTACGAGGACAAGCGCGAGCTGATCGCAGACCTGCTGTTCGCCGGTGACGACGACGTCCGGAGCCTCGCCTCCCACGTCAGCGAGCAGTTCCGCGCGAAGCTCGACGAGGAGATCGAGACGGTCCGGACCCACATCGACGTCCGCGAGCACGACGGCGTGGACGTCGCCGTCCTCGACACCGACGCCTTCACCCACCGCTTCGACTTCCCGCCGACGGCGCTGCTGCTCGACGCGCTCCACCGCGATCTTCGGGACGAGCACGACCGGCTCGTGACGATCGGCGTCGACGAGGCGGAGCTCCAGATCCGGAGCACCGAGGCGATCGACGTGCGCGAACTGGGCGAGCGCGTCGGCGAACGCGTTCCGGAGGCCGGCGTCGTCACCGCGGGCGTGCGCCGCGGTCGGCTCGCCTTCCTGATCGGCGAGCGCGACGCGGTCGGCGAGGCGGCGATCGAGGTCGCCGCCGAACTGGCGGCGTAG
- a CDS encoding tRNA uridine(34) 5-carboxymethylaminomethyl modification radical SAM/GNAT enzyme Elp3 gives MSTDAEDDPTETEAFERTCEELVSRVLSGDVEREDVESAKLEVCSEFSSPKVPTNADVLSHAPQERREEAEAVLRRKPVRTASGVSPVAIMTSPHMCPHGKCLYCPGGPASEFDSSQSYTGHEPAAARGEQNDYDPYGQVTLRLAQLREIGHPVDKVELILMGGTMTARSHDYQEHFVKRALEAMNDFDREDPPEPAEGESFAQDPEDYEFRYLEDVIAENETGEIRNIGTTFETKPDWCDPEQIDRMLRLGGTKVEVGVQTTYERINREMHRGHGAGASIDANRRLRDAAFKVGFHMMPGQPGMSLDMCREDFRQLFSDPNWRPDYLKIYPNLIVRGTRTYDMWRRNEFEPLTNEQAAELVAEIKSMIPKYVRLQRVQRDIPADFIDAGVWKSNLRQLARQRMEEHGWTCDCIRCREVGMNDAEPESVELDVLEYEAAGGTEKFISFEDPENDLLIGFCRLRFPGISPSEARGDSSDSSDGEPVRHELENAALVRELHVYGNEVGVGGEGERADWQHKGYGGRLMETAEELAREAGFEKVSVISGIGAREYYRNKLGYHQDGPYVSKRL, from the coding sequence ATGAGCACCGACGCCGAGGACGACCCCACCGAGACGGAGGCGTTCGAGCGGACCTGCGAGGAGCTCGTCTCCCGCGTGCTCTCCGGCGACGTCGAGCGCGAGGACGTCGAGTCCGCCAAGCTCGAGGTCTGCTCGGAGTTCTCCTCGCCGAAGGTGCCGACGAACGCGGACGTCCTCTCGCACGCGCCCCAGGAGCGACGCGAGGAGGCCGAAGCGGTGCTCAGACGGAAGCCCGTCCGCACCGCATCGGGGGTCTCGCCGGTAGCGATCATGACCTCGCCGCATATGTGTCCCCACGGGAAGTGTCTCTACTGTCCCGGCGGGCCCGCGAGCGAGTTCGACAGCTCCCAGAGCTACACCGGCCACGAGCCCGCCGCCGCGCGCGGCGAGCAGAACGACTACGACCCCTACGGGCAGGTCACCCTGCGGCTCGCACAGCTACGCGAGATCGGCCATCCCGTCGACAAGGTCGAACTGATCCTGATGGGCGGGACGATGACCGCCCGTTCTCACGACTATCAGGAGCACTTCGTCAAGCGGGCGCTCGAGGCGATGAACGACTTCGATCGCGAGGATCCTCCAGAGCCCGCGGAGGGCGAGAGCTTCGCTCAGGACCCCGAGGACTACGAGTTTCGGTACCTAGAGGACGTGATCGCCGAGAACGAGACGGGCGAGATCCGCAACATCGGCACCACCTTCGAGACCAAGCCCGACTGGTGCGATCCGGAGCAGATCGACCGGATGCTCCGACTCGGCGGGACGAAGGTCGAGGTGGGCGTCCAGACCACCTACGAACGGATCAACCGGGAGATGCACCGCGGCCACGGCGCGGGCGCGTCGATCGACGCCAACCGCCGGCTGCGCGACGCCGCGTTCAAGGTGGGCTTTCACATGATGCCCGGTCAGCCGGGCATGAGCCTCGACATGTGCCGGGAGGACTTCCGTCAACTGTTCTCGGACCCGAACTGGCGTCCCGACTACCTCAAGATCTACCCGAACCTGATCGTCCGCGGAACCCGGACCTACGACATGTGGCGCCGCAACGAGTTCGAGCCGCTCACGAACGAGCAGGCCGCGGAGCTGGTCGCCGAGATCAAGTCGATGATCCCCAAATACGTCCGCCTCCAGCGGGTGCAGCGCGACATCCCCGCGGACTTCATCGACGCGGGCGTCTGGAAGTCGAACCTCCGACAGCTCGCACGCCAGCGGATGGAGGAACACGGCTGGACGTGTGACTGCATCCGCTGTCGGGAGGTCGGCATGAACGACGCCGAGCCCGAGTCGGTCGAGCTCGACGTCCTCGAGTACGAGGCCGCGGGCGGCACCGAGAAGTTCATCAGCTTCGAGGACCCCGAGAACGACCTCCTGATCGGCTTCTGTCGGCTCCGGTTTCCGGGCATCTCCCCGAGCGAAGCGAGGGGAGACTCGTCGGACTCGTCCGACGGTGAGCCGGTACGGCACGAACTCGAGAACGCCGCCCTCGTCCGGGAGCTCCACGTCTACGGTAACGAGGTCGGCGTCGGCGGCGAGGGCGAACGTGCCGACTGGCAGCACAAGGGCTACGGCGGCCGGCTGATGGAGACCGCGGAGGAGCTCGCTCGCGAGGCGGGCTTCGAGAAGGTGAGCGTCATCAGCGGGATCGGCGCGCGCGAGTACTATCGGAACAAGCTCGGCTACCACCAGGACGGCCCGTACGTCTCGAAACGGCTGTAG
- a CDS encoding DUF4013 domain-containing protein has translation MISEAVGYLKESEDASRTVIIGGILTLFGFLIVPLFAVAGYLVRVLDRTASGDDEAPVFEDWGELIVEGAKATAIAFVYALVPMAVLFAAGLSGMVLGSTGSNALGAIGGIGVFVGMLLWLGLSLAAVYAAPAALANFAEKRTLAAGFEVETMRRVLVDKTYATGWLTALLVIIVGGVVSSLLNVIPILGFIASAFVGFYVAVTAYYVIGHTWGQIEHAPVREQPEPVGQVQI, from the coding sequence ATGATCAGCGAGGCCGTCGGCTATCTCAAGGAGAGCGAGGACGCCTCGAGAACGGTGATCATCGGCGGGATCCTCACGCTGTTCGGGTTCCTCATCGTGCCGCTGTTCGCGGTCGCGGGCTATCTGGTTCGCGTCCTCGATCGGACCGCGAGCGGTGACGACGAGGCCCCGGTCTTCGAGGACTGGGGCGAGTTGATCGTGGAGGGTGCGAAGGCGACCGCAATCGCGTTCGTCTACGCGCTCGTCCCGATGGCCGTGCTGTTCGCCGCCGGCCTGAGCGGTATGGTGCTCGGCTCGACCGGCAGCAACGCTCTCGGCGCGATCGGCGGGATCGGCGTCTTCGTCGGCATGCTGCTCTGGCTCGGACTGAGCCTGGCCGCAGTCTACGCCGCTCCCGCGGCGCTCGCGAACTTCGCCGAGAAGCGGACCCTCGCCGCCGGCTTCGAGGTCGAGACCATGCGACGCGTGCTGGTCGATAAGACCTACGCGACCGGCTGGCTGACGGCGCTCCTCGTCATCATCGTCGGCGGTGTCGTCTCGAGCCTGCTCAACGTGATCCCGATCCTCGGGTTCATCGCCAGCGCGTTCGTGGGCTTCTACGTCGCGGTGACGGCCTACTACGTCATCGGCCACACCTGGGGCCAGATCGAACACGCCCCCGTTCGGGAACAGCCCGAACCCGTAGGACAGGTCCAGATCTGA
- a CDS encoding HVO_2922 family protein: MSEDTVFEFESSRTRVEIAAYLRALAGEFDGDGPVTFRDGEYVARVTPPETATFDVEVEREHGDDGSELQIELEIEWEEGEETSAERLEEPPEPEVGIEFAAESDDRPEPSQGHFEVYEDRAGQWRWRLVHRNGNIIADGGEGYASKRNAIRGLRGVQHNAPGAGIEELD, from the coding sequence ATGAGCGAGGACACCGTCTTCGAGTTCGAGTCGTCCCGAACGCGCGTCGAGATCGCCGCCTACCTCCGAGCGCTGGCCGGGGAGTTCGACGGCGACGGGCCCGTGACCTTCCGCGACGGCGAGTACGTCGCCAGGGTCACCCCGCCCGAGACCGCGACGTTCGACGTCGAGGTCGAACGCGAGCACGGGGACGACGGAAGCGAGCTCCAGATCGAACTCGAGATCGAGTGGGAGGAGGGAGAGGAGACGAGCGCCGAGCGTCTCGAGGAACCCCCTGAACCCGAAGTCGGGATCGAGTTCGCGGCCGAGAGCGACGACCGTCCCGAGCCGAGCCAGGGCCACTTCGAGGTCTACGAGGACCGCGCGGGCCAGTGGCGGTGGCGGCTCGTCCACCGCAACGGCAACATCATCGCCGACGGCGGCGAGGGCTACGCATCGAAACGCAACGCGATCAGGGGGTTGCGAGGCGTCCAGCACAACGCCCCCGGCGCGGGGATCGAGGAGCTGGACTGA
- a CDS encoding SHOCT domain-containing protein translates to MDEDGPRERLRENATAVASTVVTGVWLAALLTGQGWWLGALILGYVVVVPVVAVLYGDEDDRREWWDDWVGNGSDANEREHQRQRADPRAERDALETLRDRYARGELTDEQFERKLEKLLETETLEAVEDRRLERERAR, encoded by the coding sequence ATGGACGAGGACGGGCCCCGCGAACGCCTCCGGGAGAACGCGACGGCCGTCGCCTCGACCGTCGTGACGGGGGTCTGGCTCGCGGCGCTGCTGACCGGGCAGGGCTGGTGGCTCGGAGCGCTGATCCTCGGTTACGTGGTCGTCGTCCCGGTCGTCGCGGTGCTGTACGGCGACGAGGACGACCGGCGCGAGTGGTGGGACGACTGGGTTGGCAACGGTTCGGACGCGAACGAACGCGAACACCAACGCCAGCGCGCCGATCCGCGAGCCGAGCGCGACGCGCTCGAGACGCTCCGCGATCGGTACGCCCGAGGGGAGCTCACCGACGAACAGTTCGAACGCAAGCTGGAGAAGCTGCTCGAGACCGAGACGCTCGAGGCCGTCGAGGACCGCCGGCTCGAACGCGAACGTGCGCGCTGA